The Humulus lupulus chromosome 3, drHumLupu1.1, whole genome shotgun sequence genome window below encodes:
- the LOC133824796 gene encoding cytochrome P450 71AU50-like produces MTDWLWKVVTLVLFLVGYGYVLRKKTKEKKNKNLPPGPKGYPLLGSLNLLGKNPHRDLQKLSQKYGPIMHIKLGIIPTIVVSSPKAAELFLKIHDLVFASRPPHEAFKHISWEQRNLSFAPYGSYWRDMRKMCTLELLSSLKINSFRDMRRKEIGLLIEFAKNAASDRTAVDLSAKITTTNANMSCEMVLGKKYSDDEFDQRCFKEIVQEGMHLAATPNLGDYIPFLAPLDLQGLTKCMKAIRKVFDDFLDRIIDEHIQSKDKDDHEAKDFVDVMLKIMGSEQSEYNIERPNIKAIILDMLVASLDTSSTTIEWTMSEHIKHPTTMKKLQEELKIMVGMERMVEESDLEKLPYLEKMRMLPQT; encoded by the exons ATGACTGATTGGCTATGGAAAGTAGTAACTTTAGTGCTCTTTCTGGTTGGTTATGGTTATGTTCTAAGGAAGAAaaccaaagagaagaagaataagaatctTCCTCCTGGCCCAAAAGGATATCCTCTACTTGGAAGCTTGAACCTATTAGGCAAAAACCCTCATCGAGATTTGCAAAAATTGTCCCAAAAATATGGTCCAATCATGCATATCAAACTTGGTATAATTCCCACCATTGTTGTCTCCTCTCCTAAGGCTGCTGAGCTTTTTCTCAAGATTCATGATCTTGTTTTCGCCTCTAGACCACCTCATGAGGCCTTCAAGCACATTTCTTGGGAGCAAAGGAACTTGTCATTTGCTCCATATGGCTCTTATTGGCGCGACATGAGAAAAATGTGCACACTCGAGCTTCTGAGTAGTCTCAAGATCAACTCTTTTAGAGATATGAGGAGAAAAGAGATCGGCCTTTTAATTGAGTTCGCAAAAAATGCTGCTTCTGATCGTACTGCGGTCGATCTTAGCGCCAAGATCACAACCACCAATGCCAACATGAGTTGTGAGATGGTGTTGGGGAAGAAGTactctgatgatgagtttgatcaAAGATGTTTCAAGGAAATTGTCCAAGAGGGTATGCACTTGGCAGCCACTCCTAACTTGGGAGATTACATTCCTTTCCTTGCTCCACTTGATTTGCAGGGCTTGACAAAGTGCATGAAGGCTATTAGAAAGGTGTTTGATGACTTCTTGGATAGGATCATTGATGAGCATATTCAATCCAAAGATAAAGATGATCATGAAGCCAAGGATTTTGTTGATGTCATGTTGAAAATTATGGGGTCTGAACAGTCTGAATACAACATTGAACGACCGAATATTAAAGCTATAATTCTG GACATGCTTGTAGCCTCTCTGGATACATCATCAACAACAATAGAATGGACAATGTCAGAACACATCAAGCACCCAACAACAATGAAAAAACTCCAAGAAGAGCTCAAAATCATGGTGGGCATGGAAAGAATGGTGGAAGAATCAGACTTAGAAAAGTTGCCCTACTTAGAAAAGATGAGAATGTTACCTCAAACTTGA
- the LOC133824795 gene encoding cytochrome P450 71AU50-like codes for MTDWLWKVVTLVLFLVGFGYVLRKKTKEKKKKNLPPGPKGYPLFGSLNLLGQHPHRDLQKLSQKYGPIMHIKLGLIPTIVVSSPKAAELFLKTHDLVFATRPPHEAFKHISWEQRNLSFAPYGSYWRDMRKMCTLELLSSLKINSFRDMRRKEINLFIEFAKNAASDRVAVDLSAKITTTNANMSCQMVLGKKYSDDEFDQRGFKAVVQEFMHLTATPNLGDYIPFLAPLDLQGLTKRMKAVRKVFDDFFDRIIDEHLQSKDKDHDHEAKDFVDVMLKIMGSEQSEYNIERPNIKAIILDMLIGSMDTSSTAIEWTMSELIKHPTPMKKLQEELKTMVGMERMVEESDLEKLPYLDMVIKESMRVHPVAPLLLPHAAMEDCMVNGFYIPKNSRVIINTWTIGTDPKCWNEPEKFFPERFVGSDIDLKGRDFELIPFGSGRRGCPGIQLGLTMVRLMVAQLVHCFDWELPGGMLASELDMSEEFGLTTPRAKHLVAIPIYRLNK; via the exons ATGACTGATTGGCTATGGAAAGTAGTAACTTTAGTGCTCTTTCTAGTTGGTTTTGGTTATGTTCTAAGGAAGAAaaccaaagagaagaagaagaagaatcttCCTCCTGGCCCAAAAGGGTATCCTTTATTTGGAAGCTTGAACCTATTAGGCCAACACCCTCATCGAGATTTGCAAAAATTGTCCCAAAAATATGGTCCAATCATGCATATCAAACTTGGTCTAATTCCCACCATTGTTGTCTCCTCTCCTAAGGCTGCCGAGCTTTTTCTAAAGACCCATGATCTTGTTTTCGCCACTAGACCACCTCATGAGGCCTTCAAGCACATTTCTTGGGAGCAAAGGAACTTGTCATTTGCTCCATATGGCTCTTATTGGCGCGACATGAGAAAAATGTGCACACTTGAGCTTCTGAGTAGTCTCAAGATCAACTCTTTTAGAGATATGAGGAGAAAAGAGATCAACCTTTTTATTGAGTTCGCAAAAAATGCTGCTTCTGATCGTGTTGCGGTCGATCTTAGCGCCAAGATCACAACAACCAATGCCAACATGAGTTGTCAGATGGTGTTGGGGAAGAAGTactctgatgatgagtttgatcaAAGAGGATTCAAGGCAGTTGTCCAAGAGTTTATGCACTTGACAGCCACTCCTAACTTGGGAGATTACATTCCTTTCCTTGCTCCACTTGATTTGCAGGGCTTGACAAAGCGCATGAAGGCTGTTAGAAAGGTGTTTGATGACTTCTTTGATAGGATCATTGATGAGCATCTTCAATCCAAAGATAAAGATCATGACCATGAAGCCAAGGATTTTGTTGATGTCATGTTGAAAATTATGGGGTCAGAACAGTCTGAATACAACATTGAACGACCGAATATTAAAGCTATAATCCTG GACATGCTTATAGGGTCAATGGATACATCATCAACAGCAATAGAATGGACAATGTCAGAACTCATCAAGCACCCAACACCAATGAAAAAGCTCCAAGAAGAGCTCAAAACCATGGTGGGCATGGAAAGAATGGTTGAAGAATCAGACTTAGAAAAGTTGCCCTACTTAGACATGGTGATAAAGGAAAGCATGAGGGTTCATCCAGTGGCACCATTGTTGCTTCCCCATGCAGCCATGGAAGATTGCATGGTCAATGGCTTCTACATACCCAAAAACTCACGTGTGATCATAAACACTTGGACAATTGGGACAGATCCCAAGTGTTGGAATGAGCCAGAAAAGTTTTTCCCAGAAAGGTTTGTGGGGAGTGACATAGATTTGAAAGGTAGAGACTTTGAGCTCATTCCATTTGGGTCTGGAAGAAGAGGCTGCCCTGGAATACAACTTGGTTTGACTATGGTTAGGTTGATGGTGGCTCAGCTTGTTCACTGTTTTGATTGGGAACTCCCTGGTGGTATGTTGGCTTCTGAGTTGGATATGAGTGAAGAGTTTGGTTTGACTACTCCTAGGGCTAAACATCTTGTGGCCATTCCTATATATCGccttaacaaataa